In Nitrospirota bacterium, one genomic interval encodes:
- a CDS encoding sugar transferase, with product MQSTINALLKNDLAGETPVFVFSDAACSGDEDKVEAVRAYLATVRGFSLFHVVAREYNMGSVSNGVSAVNEVAEKFGVVISMEDDIVTAPGFLRYMNSALEKYRLDCKVFSISGYCPPIPIPTTYPYDAFFMRRFNGWGVGEWKDRRDSVCHITPEEFHKFASNRKLSRSFTRAGGKDMLTMLEHVANGRLDAAYDVKCMYTQFIKDQYTVYPTQSLIQNIGFDGSGIHCGKTDRFNVPLSDKTTFRLPEDVFLDERIVKANRKFRAGAGYARKLMSRTQGLVEQSLRVFKR from the coding sequence TTGCAGAGTACGATCAATGCGTTACTTAAAAACGATCTAGCCGGCGAAACTCCTGTTTTCGTTTTTTCTGATGCCGCCTGCAGCGGTGATGAAGATAAGGTTGAAGCTGTGCGGGCTTATCTGGCAACCGTACGCGGATTCTCTCTATTCCATGTTGTGGCCAGGGAATACAATATGGGGTCGGTTTCCAATGGGGTATCAGCAGTGAATGAGGTCGCAGAAAAATTTGGAGTTGTGATATCAATGGAAGACGATATTGTTACTGCACCAGGCTTTCTACGATACATGAATTCGGCATTGGAGAAGTATCGACTTGATTGCAAAGTGTTCAGCATTTCAGGATATTGTCCGCCCATTCCGATTCCAACTACTTATCCTTATGATGCTTTTTTTATGAGAAGGTTTAATGGATGGGGGGTAGGTGAGTGGAAGGACAGGCGAGATAGTGTTTGTCATATTACCCCTGAAGAATTTCACAAATTTGCTTCGAATAGGAAGCTATCTCGATCTTTCACGAGGGCGGGTGGCAAGGATATGTTGACAATGTTAGAGCACGTGGCCAATGGTAGGCTCGATGCAGCATACGACGTGAAGTGCATGTATACCCAGTTTATAAAAGACCAATACACGGTATATCCTACCCAGTCCCTCATTCAGAACATTGGATTTGACGGCTCAGGAATACATTGCGGTAAGACTGACAGGTTTAATGTGCCGCTGAGTGATAAGACCACATTCCGGCTTCCCGAAGACGTGTTTCTTGACGAAAGAATTGTTAAAGCAAATCGAAAATTTAGGGCTGGTGCCGGTTATGCAAGAAAACTTATGTCGAGAACTCAAGGGTTAGTGGAGCAATCGCTTCGTGTATTTAAGCGCTAG
- a CDS encoding glycosylase: protein MVLADCIRVYFTCRPQPDQRGYFSSVISFVEIDRDDPQKVLRIHERPILEAGGLGAFDQFGVMPGVVLPVGDEVWMYYVGWMRCEGAPYSHAIGLAISLDGGVTFQRYAEGPLLGRTHAEPFLQNSPTVTIIDGKFHMWYSSGIRWIMHEGRPESVYVLMHAVSNDGIHWEREGIPCVASHTLDECQTNPSLLEMDGVHHLWFCHRLGKDFRNKAGGYRMGYATSTDLVHWIRRDETNSLEPSAEGWDSEMVCYPYVFPFHDELWMLYSGNHFGRDGFGLATCPRP from the coding sequence TTGGTGCTCGCGGATTGCATCCGAGTCTATTTTACCTGTCGCCCGCAACCCGATCAGCGCGGCTATTTTTCCAGCGTTATCTCCTTTGTCGAGATCGACCGCGATGATCCGCAGAAAGTCCTGCGGATCCATGAACGACCGATTCTCGAAGCGGGAGGGCTCGGGGCCTTCGACCAGTTCGGCGTGATGCCAGGAGTGGTGTTGCCAGTGGGCGACGAGGTGTGGATGTATTACGTCGGCTGGATGCGCTGCGAAGGGGCTCCTTATTCACATGCCATCGGCCTGGCGATCAGCCTGGACGGTGGGGTAACCTTCCAGCGCTATGCCGAAGGACCATTGCTGGGTCGAACACACGCAGAGCCTTTTCTGCAGAACAGCCCCACCGTCACCATCATCGATGGGAAATTCCATATGTGGTACAGCTCCGGCATCAGGTGGATCATGCACGAAGGGCGTCCAGAATCGGTATATGTCCTGATGCATGCGGTATCAAATGACGGCATCCATTGGGAGCGCGAAGGAATTCCCTGTGTTGCCTCCCATACCCTGGACGAATGCCAGACCAACCCTTCCTTATTGGAAATGGATGGCGTTCATCACCTTTGGTTCTGTCACCGTCTAGGTAAGGATTTCCGCAATAAAGCTGGCGGGTATCGCATGGGTTACGCCACTTCAACCGATCTTGTCCATTGGATCCGGCGTGACGAAACCAATTCACTGGAACCTTCGGCTGAGGGCTGGGATTCGGAAATGGTTTGTTACCCCTATGTTTTTCCATTTCACGATGAATTGTGGATGCTTTACAGTGGCAATCATTTCGGACGTGACGGCTTCGGTTTGGCAACCTGTCCTAGGCCATGA
- a CDS encoding sulfotransferase, producing MKPLFIFSLPRSGSTLLQRVLAADSRISSAAEPWLLLPFVYALRAHGVKAVYSHQWANFALNDFIGELPNGKQDYLLAIGSAVNELYEKAAKNKDARYFLDKTPRYALIIDEIIDMFPNGKFIFLWRNPLAVLASIVETWAGGKWDLSMCKVDLYLGIGNLIAGYQAHSEQILAIQYESFLQSPGIELARMSEYLELRFDPDVLKQFSQVSFKGKLGDPTGTKNYRTLDTAPLEKWKSIINNPLRKMWCRRYLWSLGEERLKVMGYDLKALLHELDSTGMTLSNVFSDIVSMIKPTSKPELPSNGHF from the coding sequence TTGAAACCACTTTTCATATTTTCATTGCCACGGTCTGGTTCAACATTATTACAGCGGGTGTTGGCTGCAGATAGCCGAATTTCATCCGCAGCAGAACCCTGGCTGTTGCTGCCTTTTGTATATGCGTTGAGAGCGCATGGGGTAAAGGCCGTGTACTCGCACCAATGGGCAAATTTTGCGTTGAACGATTTTATTGGTGAACTACCGAATGGGAAGCAAGATTATCTGTTGGCGATTGGATCGGCAGTGAACGAGCTTTACGAAAAGGCTGCGAAAAACAAAGATGCGCGTTACTTTTTGGACAAAACTCCACGCTATGCACTTATTATTGATGAGATAATAGATATGTTCCCCAATGGTAAATTTATTTTTCTCTGGCGCAATCCTTTAGCTGTCCTTGCCTCCATTGTCGAAACCTGGGCGGGCGGGAAGTGGGATCTGTCGATGTGCAAGGTGGATCTCTATCTTGGGATAGGTAACTTAATTGCCGGCTATCAAGCACACTCTGAGCAAATATTGGCAATTCAATATGAAAGTTTCTTGCAATCGCCAGGAATAGAGTTGGCCAGAATGTCCGAGTATCTGGAATTGAGATTCGATCCCGATGTGTTGAAACAATTCTCACAAGTCAGCTTCAAGGGAAAATTGGGCGATCCGACTGGAACCAAGAATTACCGAACACTTGACACCGCGCCGCTGGAGAAATGGAAATCAATCATCAATAACCCGCTTAGAAAAATGTGGTGTCGGCGCTATCTCTGGTCGCTTGGCGAGGAGCGATTAAAGGTCATGGGATATGATTTAAAGGCATTGCTTCACGAGCTTGACTCAACAGGAATGACCCTTAGCAATGTGTTCTCGGATATCGTAAGTATGATCAAGCCAACGAGCAAGCCGGAACTGCCCAGTAATGGCCATTTCTAA
- a CDS encoding glycosyltransferase — protein sequence MTVAGIFGCKQALAMHNLLSEVHSSSPKISVGIVVYNGIEHIRSALDSIAKQTYENIELVVVDGASDDGTQHVLNEYAKRISTLVCEPDKGIYDAMNKVCSLATGDWLIFLGCDDVLLDTLSNVAEKMSDPDSVYYGNVVLRSSGKIYGGKFSKRRLARMNFCHQSTFYPRSVYKKYTYSLEYKWLADYAYNIKLVGLGIPFIHVAEVVSVFNDKGGSSCGDAEFEKIKPDLLRLSLGTPYALLGNLYRPISKMYRYLRYGVRL from the coding sequence ATGACTGTCGCTGGCATATTCGGGTGTAAGCAGGCTTTGGCGATGCATAACTTGTTAAGTGAGGTGCATAGCTCTTCCCCAAAAATATCCGTGGGTATCGTCGTCTATAACGGGATCGAGCATATCAGAAGTGCTTTGGACAGCATTGCAAAGCAGACCTATGAGAATATCGAGCTGGTTGTTGTAGATGGTGCTTCCGATGATGGCACTCAACACGTCCTGAATGAATATGCTAAACGCATCTCTACCCTGGTCTGCGAGCCGGATAAGGGGATTTATGACGCGATGAACAAGGTGTGCTCGCTCGCGACTGGCGACTGGCTGATTTTTCTTGGTTGTGACGATGTGCTCTTGGATACGCTCAGCAATGTCGCGGAAAAAATGTCCGATCCAGATTCCGTCTATTACGGAAATGTAGTCCTCCGTTCCAGTGGCAAGATCTACGGCGGTAAGTTTTCTAAACGCAGGTTGGCACGGATGAATTTCTGCCACCAGTCGACCTTTTATCCCAGATCGGTGTACAAAAAATATACCTACAGTTTGGAATATAAATGGTTGGCAGATTACGCGTATAACATCAAATTAGTTGGCCTCGGGATTCCCTTCATCCACGTGGCAGAAGTGGTGTCGGTATTCAACGACAAGGGCGGATCGTCGTGTGGAGATGCTGAATTTGAGAAGATAAAGCCTGACTTATTACGCTTATCATTGGGCACCCCCTATGCGCTGCTTGGAAATTTATACCGACCAATATCGAAAATGTATCGCTATTTAAGGTATGGAGTGCGCCTCTGA
- a CDS encoding glycosyltransferase family 2 protein, giving the protein MLGAESIVILLGTYNGGQFVGEQIRSIQGQTVSNWKLLIRDDGSQDGTLEVIADVSGRDERIRCVGDGHGNLGVVGNFGELMRIAHAEEAEYIFFSDQDDVWVSNKIADQLTYLKEMESQHGQKTPILVYSDLEVVSEQLEGIHPSFMGYQGLTHESRDPLRVLLTQNFVTGCAMVINRPLLELATPLPADVIMHDWWLALCAAACGRIEYLPLALVRYRQHGANQIGAEGFFTMVNPLSDASGRRLGRSGYYVFGSIRHAALLGERVASLDVPCSAEALWLLKRFAACAHEGRFRRLWTVFQLRLRRQGLFRQVLLYWRLFVSPRASVMR; this is encoded by the coding sequence TTGTTGGGTGCTGAAAGCATTGTCATTCTTTTAGGAACTTACAACGGGGGCCAGTTTGTCGGAGAGCAGATTCGAAGCATTCAAGGTCAGACCGTCTCAAATTGGAAGCTTCTTATAAGAGATGATGGTTCTCAGGATGGGACACTGGAAGTGATCGCAGACGTTTCCGGACGTGATGAGCGTATCCGTTGCGTCGGTGACGGGCATGGGAATTTGGGGGTCGTCGGGAACTTCGGCGAGTTGATGCGTATTGCTCATGCAGAGGAGGCTGAGTATATTTTCTTTTCAGATCAGGATGATGTGTGGGTATCCAACAAAATTGCAGACCAGTTGACGTACCTGAAGGAGATGGAATCACAGCATGGGCAGAAGACTCCCATTCTCGTCTACTCAGATTTGGAGGTGGTGAGTGAACAACTCGAAGGGATCCACCCTTCTTTCATGGGCTACCAGGGTTTGACTCATGAGTCTCGTGATCCACTTCGTGTGTTGCTGACTCAGAACTTTGTGACTGGTTGTGCCATGGTAATCAATCGTCCCCTGCTGGAGTTGGCTACCCCTCTGCCTGCTGACGTTATCATGCATGATTGGTGGCTTGCACTTTGCGCGGCCGCCTGTGGCCGCATCGAGTATCTGCCTCTCGCGTTGGTCCGGTATCGCCAGCACGGTGCGAACCAGATCGGGGCGGAGGGATTTTTCACTATGGTGAATCCGCTGTCTGACGCTTCGGGGCGTCGCTTGGGTCGAAGCGGGTATTACGTGTTTGGCTCGATTCGGCATGCGGCTTTGCTGGGCGAGCGAGTCGCCTCGCTCGACGTTCCCTGCTCGGCTGAAGCGTTATGGCTGCTGAAAAGGTTTGCCGCTTGTGCACATGAAGGCCGATTTCGGCGATTGTGGACCGTCTTTCAACTGAGGTTACGGCGGCAGGGATTGTTCAGACAAGTTTTATTGTACTGGAGATTGTTTGTGTCGCCGCGGGCATCAGTGATGCGCTAG
- a CDS encoding undecaprenyl-phosphate glucose phosphotransferase, translated as MLKRHSQFLQSLLFLFDLTLICACWMAAYYIRFKAGWGPVEKGVPPLEIYIYLLVPILIVWGISFRAFNLYRPRRMGSHLAEVFDIAVANSLSVLILIGLTFFVRQFEYSRLVFLYFWILNLIALGFSRMVFREGLRFFRRQGYNQRHCLIIGAGKLGQRIAHSLSLHPEFGVKVQGYLTRRPQKLGETFEGVSVIGLYGDVEKYASALDIVFICLPPEAEPQAEKMLAYLATTTVEVKVIPSIYEFITLRAEAEMFEGLPVITLQGSPLYGWNIILKRGSDVIGSVIALLLTLPVQGLIALLIKLTSPGPILFKQERMGLDGKPFMMLKFRTMQVDQPGDTVLLTPKGDPRVTPIGKFLRRMSLDELPQFWNVLKGEMSVVGPRPERSWVVEEVRKQIPLYMLKHKMKAGITGWAQVSGWRGDTSLEKRVECDLYYIEHWSIWLDLKIMWLTIWQGFVHRNAY; from the coding sequence ATGCTGAAACGCCACTCCCAATTTCTTCAGAGTCTCCTCTTTCTGTTTGATCTGACGCTGATCTGTGCCTGCTGGATGGCGGCTTACTATATTCGATTCAAGGCTGGATGGGGGCCGGTTGAGAAGGGTGTCCCACCTCTGGAAATTTACATCTATTTGCTTGTGCCTATCCTGATCGTTTGGGGAATCTCTTTTAGGGCATTTAATTTGTATCGGCCTCGCCGGATGGGTTCCCACCTGGCCGAAGTTTTCGACATTGCCGTAGCCAACTCCCTGTCGGTGCTCATTCTCATCGGGTTGACCTTCTTCGTACGGCAGTTCGAATATTCACGTCTTGTCTTTCTGTATTTCTGGATTCTGAACCTTATCGCGCTTGGCTTCTCGCGAATGGTCTTTCGCGAAGGCCTGAGGTTCTTCCGAAGGCAGGGTTACAACCAGCGGCACTGCCTGATCATCGGGGCAGGCAAACTCGGACAGAGAATTGCCCATTCACTGTCGCTTCATCCGGAATTCGGTGTCAAAGTCCAGGGTTACTTGACTCGCCGGCCACAAAAGCTGGGCGAAACCTTTGAGGGGGTTTCGGTCATCGGGTTGTACGGCGATGTGGAGAAGTATGCGTCGGCTTTGGACATTGTCTTTATCTGTCTCCCTCCGGAGGCTGAGCCTCAAGCGGAAAAAATGTTGGCGTATCTGGCAACCACGACCGTTGAAGTGAAAGTCATCCCGTCAATCTATGAGTTTATTACCCTTCGTGCCGAAGCAGAGATGTTTGAAGGGTTGCCGGTTATCACGTTGCAGGGTTCTCCCCTGTATGGATGGAACATTATCCTCAAGCGTGGCAGTGATGTAATTGGTAGTGTAATCGCTCTTCTCCTGACGCTGCCTGTGCAGGGATTGATCGCGTTGCTGATTAAGCTGACTTCGCCCGGGCCGATCCTCTTCAAGCAGGAACGCATGGGGTTGGATGGCAAGCCGTTCATGATGCTCAAGTTTCGTACGATGCAGGTTGATCAGCCGGGAGATACGGTCTTGTTGACCCCAAAAGGCGACCCCCGTGTGACTCCAATCGGAAAATTCCTGCGTCGAATGAGTCTCGATGAACTGCCTCAATTTTGGAATGTATTGAAAGGCGAAATGAGTGTCGTGGGGCCACGGCCGGAACGGTCCTGGGTGGTCGAGGAGGTTCGAAAACAGATTCCCCTCTATATGCTCAAGCATAAGATGAAGGCCGGGATTACAGGATGGGCGCAAGTCAGTGGCTGGCGTGGCGATACTTCGCTTGAAAAACGAGTGGAGTGCGATCTCTATTACATCGAGCATTGGTCCATCTGGCTCGATTTGAAGATCATGTGGCTGACGATCTGGCAGGGATTTGTTCACAGGAATGCCTATTGA
- a CDS encoding methyltransferase domain-containing protein, protein MNSRLAAIYTCPVTRSSLELDVFTAVGDEVVEGSFHNTSGSTFRIATGIPDFTWPRVLQESDERTRQSYEDIAQDYDRYAVLPFITYRADENAVRERMVDRLELQPDSKVLEIGCGTGRGAEHLARRLGQAGQLYLQELSPSLLAIAMKKMQAQSITAEFSIANGSYLPFPDNYFDAAHHFGGINTFSEIPRCLNELARVVRPGGKVVVGDEGLGPWLRNTEMGKIMSNSNPLLKCEPPLESLPVTATDVQLEYIMMGAFYVIEFRVAEESPVPDYHMQIPSARGGSHWTRYHGQLEGVSDEAKRLAQEARTKAGLSMHDWLERTVRATAKNELYNKSS, encoded by the coding sequence ATGAATTCCAGGTTAGCTGCAATTTATACCTGTCCTGTTACACGATCTTCCTTGGAACTGGATGTTTTTACTGCCGTTGGCGATGAAGTGGTTGAGGGTTCATTCCACAACACATCTGGATCAACATTTCGAATCGCTACCGGCATTCCTGACTTCACATGGCCCCGAGTGTTGCAGGAGTCCGACGAGCGGACCCGTCAGTCTTATGAAGATATAGCGCAGGATTATGATCGCTACGCTGTGCTACCGTTTATCACTTACCGTGCAGATGAAAATGCTGTGCGTGAGCGCATGGTGGATCGGCTTGAGCTGCAACCGGACTCGAAGGTGTTGGAGATCGGTTGCGGCACCGGGCGTGGTGCAGAGCACCTGGCAAGACGGTTAGGCCAAGCTGGCCAACTTTATCTACAGGAATTGTCTCCCAGCCTGCTGGCAATTGCCATGAAGAAGATGCAAGCACAATCAATTACCGCCGAGTTTTCAATAGCTAATGGTAGCTATCTTCCGTTTCCAGACAATTATTTTGATGCCGCACACCATTTTGGCGGTATTAACACTTTTTCGGAGATTCCGCGTTGTCTGAACGAATTGGCACGAGTGGTCAGGCCCGGCGGCAAGGTGGTGGTTGGGGATGAGGGGCTGGGTCCATGGCTGCGGAACACAGAGATGGGAAAGATCATGTCCAACTCCAATCCATTACTGAAGTGCGAACCACCTCTGGAATCACTGCCCGTTACCGCGACTGACGTGCAACTGGAGTACATCATGATGGGAGCGTTCTATGTAATCGAATTCCGCGTTGCCGAGGAATCACCAGTTCCCGATTATCACATGCAAATACCTAGCGCGCGTGGTGGAAGCCACTGGACACGCTATCACGGCCAACTCGAAGGGGTGAGCGACGAGGCGAAGCGCCTTGCACAAGAAGCCCGCACCAAAGCGGGGCTTTCGATGCATGATTGGCTGGAACGGACGGTTCGTGCCACGGCCAAGAACGAATTGTACAACAAATCAAGCTGA
- a CDS encoding class I SAM-dependent methyltransferase: protein MTSHTPQAGGWGEFYLNRIRSSVGRYPTEWVVRTLAGGNYPGLKIDKTRYRGARILDMGCGDGRNLPLLLDLGFEVHACETSKEMVNGLETLAGQLCWPVHFAVGQNSKLPYPDHYFDYMLCCASCYYLDGAIIWPLVRAELARVVKPGGLLVANFPDEDNAILANAIRQPDGSLLITSDPFGLRNGSRFMVPKDVKDIQALLQPQFHVIGTGRNDDDFYGLRVSGYQVVAQRL from the coding sequence ATGACCTCACATACCCCACAAGCAGGCGGCTGGGGGGAGTTTTACTTAAATCGTATCCGATCTTCCGTCGGGCGCTATCCGACCGAATGGGTGGTACGCACCTTGGCGGGGGGTAACTACCCGGGCCTGAAAATCGACAAAACCCGTTACCGAGGTGCACGCATCCTTGACATGGGCTGCGGCGACGGCAGGAATCTGCCATTATTGCTGGACTTGGGCTTTGAGGTTCACGCCTGCGAAACCTCAAAGGAGATGGTGAATGGTCTGGAGACACTGGCAGGTCAACTTTGCTGGCCGGTGCACTTCGCGGTGGGCCAGAACTCCAAGCTACCTTATCCGGATCATTACTTTGACTATATGTTGTGCTGTGCGAGTTGTTATTACCTCGATGGTGCGATCATCTGGCCATTGGTGCGTGCCGAGCTGGCACGGGTCGTCAAGCCGGGCGGTCTGTTGGTGGCAAATTTTCCGGACGAAGACAACGCAATATTAGCCAATGCGATACGCCAGCCGGACGGCAGTTTGCTCATTACGTCCGATCCTTTCGGGTTGCGCAATGGCAGCCGATTTATGGTCCCAAAAGATGTAAAGGATATTCAGGCACTTCTTCAGCCACAGTTTCATGTTATTGGAACTGGACGCAACGATGATGATTTCTACGGCTTGAGAGTTTCGGGATATCAAGTCGTTGCTCAGCGATTGTAG
- a CDS encoding type II toxin-antitoxin system Phd/YefM family antitoxin: protein MMETVSTLEIRQRLGDLLNRVALRHDHFVIERKGKQLAAMVPVERLEQMQQAARLHLMSILDQRAEGISQSEADQVANEAKHRTRRPRRK, encoded by the coding sequence ATGATGGAGACAGTGTCCACGCTTGAGATTCGCCAACGGCTCGGAGACCTGTTGAATCGAGTGGCGCTTCGTCATGATCACTTTGTCATCGAGCGGAAAGGCAAACAGTTGGCTGCGATGGTGCCGGTGGAGCGGCTTGAACAGATGCAGCAAGCGGCGCGATTACACTTGATGTCTATCCTCGACCAGAGAGCAGAAGGGATATCTCAGAGCGAGGCCGACCAAGTTGCCAACGAAGCCAAGCATCGTACTCGTCGACCACGTCGGAAATAA
- a CDS encoding FkbM family methyltransferase, which yields MMMLSSAKQGVKQLLHAAGIEAHRFHPGTSPLARRMAALRAFDIDLVIDIGANEGQFAKELRAGGYSGRIVSFEPQLAAHGRLLQESNSDPAWHVHARCALGDHLGVIDLNISGNSDSSSILPMLTTHTSVAPESAYVGHESAPLITLDSVAPPYLKDAQAAFLKIDTQGYEWYVLDGAIATLAKVRGVQMELSMIPLYEGQRLWRESIERLESEGFVVWALEPVFVDPATGRTLQVDGVFYRRP from the coding sequence GTGATGATGTTGAGTTCTGCAAAGCAAGGTGTAAAACAGCTCTTACATGCTGCGGGCATTGAGGCTCACCGGTTTCATCCTGGCACTTCGCCATTGGCACGGCGGATGGCCGCTTTGCGCGCCTTTGATATAGACCTGGTAATTGACATCGGTGCCAACGAAGGACAATTTGCAAAAGAATTACGTGCAGGCGGCTACTCAGGGCGTATTGTCTCCTTCGAACCACAATTGGCTGCCCATGGTCGGCTTTTGCAGGAGAGCAATAGTGACCCAGCCTGGCATGTGCATGCGCGTTGCGCGTTGGGAGATCATCTTGGCGTGATCGACCTAAATATCTCCGGCAACTCGGACAGTAGTTCGATCCTCCCTATGCTTACGACGCATACCAGTGTGGCACCTGAGTCTGCTTATGTTGGACATGAGTCGGCTCCGCTGATCACACTGGACTCGGTTGCGCCGCCCTATCTCAAGGATGCTCAGGCGGCGTTTCTCAAGATCGATACTCAAGGCTATGAATGGTATGTACTCGACGGAGCTATCGCAACATTGGCAAAGGTACGTGGAGTCCAGATGGAGCTTTCTATGATTCCGTTGTACGAAGGTCAGCGGCTTTGGCGGGAGTCAATTGAACGCCTGGAATCAGAAGGTTTTGTAGTGTGGGCGTTAGAGCCGGTGTTCGTCGATCCAGCGACTGGGCGCACTCTTCAGGTAGATGGGGTGTTCTATCGGAGACCCTGA
- a CDS encoding glycosyltransferase family 2 protein, with translation MVSVVIPTYNASRYLDGQLRALRAQTVRDLDILVIDSSSSDETLKIAKQHAIQTVTIPKEMFDHGGTRTLAGKTRSAGDILVYLTQDALPCDDRAIETLIQPLLAEQKCGAVFGRQIPYQNATPFAQHLRQFNYPPQSYLRTYADRKALGIRAAFCSNSFAAYRRDALEDVGWFSENLVLAEDMHVCARMLMKDYNLRYVAEASVYHSHNYTVAEEFKRYFDLGVFFEKQRWLLDEFGRPEGEGVRFVRSELSYLTSQGLLHLLPISLMRAGAKLIGYRLGHYYSHLPRAVLKRVSMHSA, from the coding sequence GTGGTCAGTGTTGTCATTCCAACGTATAACGCCTCGCGGTATCTCGATGGACAGTTGAGAGCTTTACGCGCGCAGACTGTGAGGGACCTCGACATTCTCGTTATCGACTCGTCTTCCTCTGATGAGACTTTGAAAATTGCTAAGCAGCATGCAATTCAAACTGTCACTATTCCGAAGGAGATGTTTGACCATGGAGGAACCAGGACCCTGGCAGGGAAGACTCGATCGGCAGGGGATATCCTTGTTTACCTGACGCAGGATGCCTTGCCTTGTGATGACAGGGCCATTGAGACTCTCATTCAGCCTCTTCTTGCGGAGCAGAAATGCGGAGCAGTGTTTGGCAGGCAGATTCCATATCAGAACGCCACGCCTTTTGCCCAACACCTGAGACAGTTTAATTACCCGCCTCAATCCTATCTCCGTACGTATGCAGACCGTAAAGCGCTCGGTATCCGGGCAGCGTTCTGCTCAAATTCATTCGCGGCATATAGGCGAGACGCGCTTGAGGATGTCGGGTGGTTCTCGGAGAATCTCGTCCTTGCTGAAGATATGCATGTATGTGCCAGAATGCTCATGAAAGACTACAATCTGAGATACGTGGCTGAGGCATCGGTGTATCATTCGCATAACTACACGGTGGCGGAAGAATTCAAGCGCTATTTTGACTTGGGTGTATTCTTCGAGAAGCAACGATGGCTACTCGATGAGTTCGGAAGACCTGAAGGGGAGGGAGTCAGGTTTGTGCGGTCTGAGCTCTCCTATCTTACGTCTCAAGGACTTCTTCACCTGCTCCCGATCAGTCTGATGAGAGCGGGGGCAAAGCTAATTGGGTATAGGCTCGGACACTACTATTCACACTTGCCACGAGCGGTGTTGAAGCGTGTGAGCATGCACTCTGCCTGA
- a CDS encoding putative toxin-antitoxin system toxin component, PIN family — translation MIRAVLDANIYVSACIRPQGPPGRILRRLVDDQSFQLVGSGAIFDEVRRSLTYPRVRRYLSLSREEIDRWVIALALIAEPTESRLKLKAVENDPDDDKYLVAALEGRAEYLVSGDSDLLELHEYKGVRIVTAREFLSLVEKLK, via the coding sequence GTGATTCGGGCTGTCTTAGATGCCAATATTTATGTGAGTGCCTGCATTCGGCCCCAAGGACCACCGGGGCGCATTCTTCGCCGTTTGGTAGACGATCAGTCGTTCCAGCTTGTCGGGTCTGGTGCAATCTTTGATGAGGTTCGACGCAGCCTCACATATCCGCGAGTGCGCCGGTATCTTTCCCTCTCTCGTGAAGAAATTGATCGTTGGGTTATTGCGCTCGCACTGATTGCCGAACCCACTGAAAGCCGCTTGAAGCTCAAGGCGGTTGAGAACGATCCTGATGATGATAAGTATCTGGTTGCTGCGCTTGAAGGGCGTGCAGAGTATCTCGTCAGTGGAGATTCTGATCTTCTTGAACTTCATGAATATAAAGGTGTGAGAATTGTCACAGCTCGTGAGTTCCTTAGTCTCGTAGAAAAGCTGAAATGA
- a CDS encoding GNAT family N-acetyltransferase: MNEGDGTSFLPSYPDGYRLQTSRLQLRAITNLDANDLWPLMSDRRLSTFLAWAPHESIEETEEMILTLVAAQQSGRGFHWVAIHAGKVVGLISLIDVRRKHRCWTLNRSELAYWIGLPYQGNGFATEAAASVIEFGFTRLHLHKILVYHAADNPPSGRTIEKLGFRFVGEEKDSFKKDNVWHNLRHFEMLATEMLQQVSIT, translated from the coding sequence ATGAACGAAGGGGATGGAACTAGTTTTCTGCCGTCGTACCCGGATGGTTACCGGTTGCAAACTTCCCGCCTGCAGTTACGGGCGATTACAAATTTGGACGCAAATGACCTCTGGCCACTAATGTCTGATCGTCGCCTTTCAACGTTTCTGGCTTGGGCGCCACACGAGTCAATCGAGGAAACCGAGGAAATGATTCTCACATTGGTAGCGGCGCAGCAGTCGGGAAGAGGATTTCATTGGGTCGCGATTCATGCCGGGAAGGTAGTTGGCCTGATTTCGTTAATTGACGTGCGTAGAAAACACCGTTGCTGGACATTGAATCGCTCCGAGCTGGCCTATTGGATTGGTTTACCCTATCAGGGTAACGGTTTCGCTACAGAAGCTGCCGCATCTGTCATTGAATTTGGTTTTACCCGATTGCATCTTCATAAAATATTGGTGTATCACGCGGCCGATAACCCACCGTCAGGGCGGACAATAGAAAAATTGGGATTCCGTTTTGTGGGTGAAGAAAAAGATTCCTTTAAGAAAGACAACGTGTGGCACAACTTGCGCCATTTTGAAATGCTGGCAACTGAGATGCTGCAACAAGTATCAATTACATGA